From Hymenobacter sediminicola:
CGACCGCGCCGCCTTCAAAAACTGCCGCTTCCTCGGCAACCAGGACACACTCTACACTAAAGGCAACGGCACGCCCCGCCACTACTTCCGCGACTGTTACATTGACGGCAACGTGGACTTCATCTTTGGCAGCTCGGTGGCGCTGTTCGAAAACTGCGTGGTGTATGCCAAGGCCCGCACCTCTACCGGCAGCTCGTTTATCACGGCTGCCAACACGCCCGCTGGCCAGACCTACGGCTACGTGTTCAAGAAAACCAAGCTACCGGCCAACACTGGCGGCACCCTCTACTATCTGGGCCGGCCGTGGCAGAACTCTACCGGCAGTTCACCGCTGTCCAACAACAAAACCGTGTTCATCAGCAGCACGGTGGGCGCCAACCTCCTGCAGCCGGCTGGCTGGGTAACCTGGGATGCGGGCACCAACACCAGCCTCATCACCTACGCCGAATTCCGGAGCCGTTACTACTCCGGCAACCTGATGCCCACGACTTCGCGCGTGTCTTGGTCGCAGCAGCTGACCCCAGCCGATACGGCCATCTACAACCGCAGCGCCATGTTTGGCACCTGGGACCCGTGCACGGTGGCCACCGGCTTCTGCGCCAGCACCACGCCTGATATTGCGGTTTCTAACCTGCGGGCCGTGAAAGGTGCCACGCAGGCTACTATCAGCTGGAACATCAGCTGGGCCATGGATCAGATCAAGTATGAACTGTTCCGCTCCGCCGATAACACCACGTTCAGCAAAGTGTATGAGGTGACGGCCGCTACCGACTCGCTCGTAAACTTCCAGACCACCGATGCGCTGCCGGCCGCCGGCACGGCCTACTACTATTACATCCGCGCCTCGAAAGCCGGCCTGACCACGCATACCACCGAGACCATTCAGGTTTCGAGCATCCAGACGCTGACTGCAACCGGCACGCTGGGGGCTTTCACGCAGTATGCCGGCACTCCTTCCGCTACGCAGAGCTACAGCCTGAGCGGCGCCAACCTTACCGGCAACGTGACCGTGACGCCTCCAAGCGGTTACGAGGTATCTGCCAACGGCGGCACCAACTGGTACACAAGTGCCACGCCACTGGTACTCACGCCCGCCAGCAACACGCTACCGGCCACTACCATTAGTGTGCGGCTGAATGCGGCGGCTGCGGGCACGTATGCCGGAAATATCACACACACGAGCCCTAACGCCACGTCGGTTTCGGTGGCCGTGACGGGCAGCCGCGTAACGGGTAGCGCCCCGGTTTCGGCACCACTGCAGTGGTGGCCGATGAAGGTCAATAATCAGGACAGCGTGGCTGTGCGTTCGGCAGGCGTAACCCCCAGCGTTGCCGTGCTACGCAACCTGTATGTATCTAATGGCACGACGGTACCCGCCATCAAGGCCTATTCCAACACTTTTGGGCAGGCGTTCGGTGTAACGGCTAATGGCGACGGGTCGTGGGGGACGGCTGCGGGTGGCCCCGGTGGCAACCTGAGCCGCCGTTTTTACGAGCAATTTACGGTGACAGCCGCTGCTGGCCAGACTCTTCGGATTGACTCGCTGCTGTTGACGTCTGCTTTCTATAACACGTCCAGCAACACGAAGCTGGCCGTGGTGTATTCCCGTAGTGGTTTCGTGAGCGACTCGGCCGATGTGATTGGCGGGCGCGGCCCGGCGGGCGGCCTGTTGAGCACCGCCAACGGTGCTTTCGCCACCCCAATTCTACTAGCCAACCAAACTGGCGGACCTACGAATACCTACCGCCTCGTCTTCAGCTCAGCAGGCGTGACGCTCACGGCCGGCCAGACCCTGACGTTCCGCTTATACTTCAGCTGCGGCAGCTCCAGCACTGGCCGCTACGCGCTGCTGAAAAACGTATTGGTGACGGGCGAGAATACCACACCTGTAGCCTGCAACGCAGCTTTCACGTACGCTGCGGCTACATATTGCCAGAGCAGCGCCAACCCTTCGCCGACCATTACGGGAACCAGCGGTGGCGCCTTCACCTCGACGGCTGGCCTGAGTCTGAATGCTGCTACCGGCGAAATCAACCTGGCGGCCAGTACAGCCGGCACCTACACCATCACTTACACCAACAGCCCTACCTGCAACGCCACGGCTACCGTTTCCATCACGGCACCCGCTACGGCCGGATTCACATATCCCGCCACGGCCAGCTACTGCGCGGGTAGCACCAGCACGGTAGTGGCTACGCTGGCTACCGGTGCCACGGCTGGCACGTTCTCGTCTACGGCGGGGCTGACCATCAATGCCAGCACCGGTGTCATCAATCTGGCAACCAGCACGGCCGGTACTTACACGGTTACCAACACGGTAGCAGCCGCCAGCGGTTGTGCCGCGGTAAGCAGCACCGCCACGGTCACCCTCAACGCCACACCTACGCGGCCCACAGTGACGCCAGTATACAACGGCGCTACCACCACGCTCAGCAGTTCCAGCGCCACGGGCAACCAATGGTACCTCAACAATACCCTCATCAGTGGGGCTACGGCCCAGACGTATGTGGTGAACTCGGCAGCGCAGTTTGGCACGTATACCGTCGTGACGACCGGAGCGGGTGGATGCGCTTCGGCGGCTTCTCTGCCCCTGATTGTGAGCTCCAGCGCCAAGCCATTGGCTGGCTCCTCGCTGGCTGTGTTTCCGAACCCCACGCTTGATGGC
This genomic window contains:
- a CDS encoding pectinesterase family protein is translated as MSNTFTLRGWLMTCCVVLLSVLGNRAFAYDVVVAKDGTGNFTTVQAAINAAPTGRTTAYTIFIKNGRYKEKIAVPSNKPFLQLVGESVANTILTYDDGASTPAPGGGTIGTQNSASFSISADDFSALNITFENSFGDGSQAVAVLVNADRAAFKNCRFLGNQDTLYTKGNGTPRHYFRDCYIDGNVDFIFGSSVALFENCVVYAKARTSTGSSFITAANTPAGQTYGYVFKKTKLPANTGGTLYYLGRPWQNSTGSSPLSNNKTVFISSTVGANLLQPAGWVTWDAGTNTSLITYAEFRSRYYSGNLMPTTSRVSWSQQLTPADTAIYNRSAMFGTWDPCTVATGFCASTTPDIAVSNLRAVKGATQATISWNISWAMDQIKYELFRSADNTTFSKVYEVTAATDSLVNFQTTDALPAAGTAYYYYIRASKAGLTTHTTETIQVSSIQTLTATGTLGAFTQYAGTPSATQSYSLSGANLTGNVTVTPPSGYEVSANGGTNWYTSATPLVLTPASNTLPATTISVRLNAAAAGTYAGNITHTSPNATSVSVAVTGSRVTGSAPVSAPLQWWPMKVNNQDSVAVRSAGVTPSVAVLRNLYVSNGTTVPAIKAYSNTFGQAFGVTANGDGSWGTAAGGPGGNLSRRFYEQFTVTAAAGQTLRIDSLLLTSAFYNTSSNTKLAVVYSRSGFVSDSADVIGGRGPAGGLLSTANGAFATPILLANQTGGPTNTYRLVFSSAGVTLTAGQTLTFRLYFSCGSSSTGRYALLKNVLVTGENTTPVACNAAFTYAAATYCQSSANPSPTITGTSGGAFTSTAGLSLNAATGEINLAASTAGTYTITYTNSPTCNATATVSITAPATAGFTYPATASYCAGSTSTVVATLATGATAGTFSSTAGLTINASTGVINLATSTAGTYTVTNTVAAASGCAAVSSTATVTLNATPTRPTVTPVYNGATTTLSSSSATGNQWYLNNTLISGATAQTYVVNSAAQFGTYTVVTTGAGGCASAASLPLIVSSSAKPLAGSSLAVFPNPTLDGNVMLELTGYRKPVQLTVLNAMGQTVQIRTVPAGQRQQLLDLSNLPAGVYMLRAATEGGIDMRRIVRQ